In the genome of Deinococcus deserti VCD115, one region contains:
- a CDS encoding acetyl-CoA carboxylase carboxyltransferase subunit alpha, whose amino-acid sequence MTADILRELEARVHDLEDTARRTGQNLDAALNPLRSEVQRLREQKSQVMGRWERVQLARAPGRPTALDYVDRLCTEFTELHGDRRYGDDPALIGGPARWQGVPVMLLLQQKGRDTKSKIKRRFGSANPEGYRKAVRLMDMADKFGLPLVSLVDTQGAYPGLEAEERGQGWAIAESIRRMLNLRVPAISVVIGEGGSGGALAVGVGNRVLIQENAWYSVISPEGAASIIWKDAAKAPLAAEALKLTAPDLLEMRVVEEVIPEPAGGAHLDADAAAARVGEAVSRHLRELAALDAAALVHQRHERFRALGAFTEV is encoded by the coding sequence ATGACAGCCGACATCCTGCGTGAACTTGAAGCCCGCGTGCACGACCTGGAAGACACCGCCCGCCGCACCGGACAGAACCTCGACGCGGCCCTGAACCCCCTGCGCAGCGAGGTGCAGCGCCTGCGTGAGCAGAAGTCCCAGGTGATGGGGCGCTGGGAACGTGTGCAGCTGGCACGTGCCCCGGGCCGTCCCACCGCCCTGGACTACGTGGACCGGCTGTGCACCGAATTTACCGAACTTCACGGCGACCGCCGCTACGGCGACGATCCCGCGCTGATCGGTGGCCCGGCCCGCTGGCAGGGCGTTCCCGTGATGTTGCTGCTGCAGCAGAAGGGCCGCGATACCAAAAGCAAGATCAAGCGCCGTTTTGGCAGTGCCAACCCCGAGGGCTACCGCAAGGCCGTGCGGCTGATGGACATGGCGGACAAGTTCGGGCTTCCCCTGGTGTCCCTGGTCGACACCCAGGGTGCGTATCCGGGACTGGAAGCTGAGGAACGTGGTCAGGGCTGGGCCATTGCCGAAAGCATCCGCCGCATGCTGAACCTGCGGGTACCGGCCATCAGTGTGGTTATTGGCGAAGGCGGCTCCGGTGGGGCGCTGGCGGTCGGGGTAGGCAACCGCGTCCTGATTCAGGAAAATGCCTGGTATAGCGTGATCTCCCCCGAGGGTGCAGCCAGCATTATCTGGAAAGACGCCGCCAAGGCCCCGCTGGCCGCCGAGGCCCTCAAGCTGACAGCCCCAGACCTGCTGGAAATGCGCGTCGTGGAGGAAGTGATTCCCGAGCCTGCTGGCGGCGCACACCTGGACGCAGACGCCGCCGCCGCACGGGTCGGTGAAGCTGTCAGCCGTCACCTGCGTGAACTGGCGGCCCTGGACGCCGCCGCGCTGGTTCACCAGCGGCACGAGCGGTTCCGGGCCCTGGGTGCATTCACCGAGGTGTGA
- a CDS encoding low molecular weight protein-tyrosine-phosphatase, whose product MSSHSPLRVLALCHGNICRSPLAEALLRRELAAAGIPAVVQSAGTAPWHAGRPADPRSREVARRHGLDLEGRARQLDVADFYEQDLILAMDAMNLTDARRLSPPNAEARICLMRDFDPQAPGAEVPDPYSAGPEGFEAVYRMLERSARTFAMQAREGHLWETGENGGVD is encoded by the coding sequence GTGAGCTCCCATTCACCCCTGCGGGTCCTGGCCCTGTGCCACGGGAACATCTGCCGCAGTCCGCTGGCTGAGGCACTGCTGCGCCGGGAACTGGCGGCTGCGGGTATACCGGCCGTGGTACAGAGCGCGGGCACGGCACCGTGGCACGCTGGCCGGCCTGCAGACCCCCGCAGCCGGGAGGTCGCGCGCCGCCATGGTCTGGACCTGGAGGGCCGGGCCCGTCAGCTGGATGTGGCGGATTTCTACGAGCAGGACCTGATCCTGGCCATGGACGCCATGAACCTCACTGATGCCCGCCGCCTGAGCCCGCCGAACGCAGAAGCCCGCATTTGTCTGATGCGTGACTTCGACCCGCAGGCGCCGGGCGCTGAGGTGCCTGACCCCTACAGCGCTGGCCCCGAAGGCTTCGAGGCGGTTTACCGCATGCTGGAACGCAGCGCCCGTACATTCGCCATGCAGGCCCGTGAAGGGCACCTGTGGGAAACAGGTGAGAACGGCGGGGTAGACTGA
- a CDS encoding S8 family peptidase, with translation MMKVAVGLTLALTLAACGNTTPGSTANDTDTETVIENAAASSSGSLREQAVPNVAGAARNIIPGQYIVVLKEGAEPRGLARAAGVTPRFVYSIVNGFAGSLSEGQLNALKNHPDVAYIEPDQVYTATVEQSMDTNGDPWGLDRINQRDLPLDRKYSYTYTGSGVRAYIIDTGLDAAHADFETRAQNVYDAFGGNGNDCNGHGTHVGGTVGGKVYGVAKQALLRGVKVLDCNGSGSTSGIIAAVDWVRTNHIKPAVANMSLGGGYSSTLNNAVVNLSNAGVFVAVAAGNENQDACNVSPASAGYNTAVTTTAASDKTDTRASFSNYGQCTDLYAPGVAIKAPWIGSGTTETNTISGTSMASPHVAGVSALVKHRYGDISSASVWSYISGAASTGKIKSNPTGTPNVLLYKYITAW, from the coding sequence ATGATGAAAGTTGCTGTTGGCCTCACCCTTGCTCTGACCCTCGCGGCCTGCGGAAATACCACCCCGGGTAGCACAGCCAACGACACCGACACTGAAACGGTGATCGAGAATGCCGCAGCGTCCTCTTCGGGTTCCCTGAGAGAGCAGGCGGTGCCCAATGTCGCTGGCGCTGCCCGGAACATTATTCCCGGTCAGTACATCGTGGTGCTGAAAGAGGGCGCCGAACCCCGTGGGCTGGCGCGCGCCGCTGGCGTGACGCCCAGGTTCGTGTACAGCATCGTCAATGGATTCGCGGGCAGCCTGAGCGAAGGGCAGCTCAATGCCCTCAAAAACCACCCAGACGTCGCCTACATCGAGCCTGACCAGGTGTACACCGCCACCGTGGAGCAGTCCATGGACACCAACGGCGACCCCTGGGGCCTGGACCGGATCAACCAGCGTGATCTGCCCCTGGACCGCAAATACAGCTACACCTACACCGGCAGCGGCGTGCGCGCCTACATCATCGACACTGGCCTCGACGCTGCGCACGCCGACTTCGAGACCCGCGCGCAGAACGTGTACGACGCGTTTGGCGGCAACGGCAACGACTGTAACGGCCACGGCACGCACGTGGGCGGCACGGTCGGCGGCAAGGTCTACGGGGTGGCCAAGCAGGCCCTGCTGCGCGGCGTGAAGGTGCTGGACTGCAACGGGTCCGGCAGCACCTCGGGCATTATCGCTGCCGTGGACTGGGTGCGGACCAACCACATCAAACCCGCCGTGGCCAACATGAGCCTGGGCGGCGGCTACTCCAGCACCCTGAATAACGCTGTGGTCAACCTGTCCAATGCCGGGGTCTTCGTGGCGGTCGCGGCCGGCAACGAAAACCAGGATGCCTGCAACGTATCGCCCGCCAGCGCCGGATACAACACGGCCGTCACCACGACCGCCGCTTCGGACAAGACCGATACGCGGGCCTCATTTTCCAACTACGGTCAGTGCACTGACCTGTACGCACCGGGCGTGGCCATCAAGGCCCCCTGGATCGGCAGCGGCACCACCGAGACCAATACCATCAGCGGCACCAGCATGGCCTCCCCCCACGTGGCCGGCGTAAGTGCACTGGTCAAGCACCGCTACGGTGACATCTCATCGGCTTCGGTATGGAGCTACATCTCGGGCGCCGCCAGCACGGGCAAGATCAAGAGCAACCCCACCGGCACGCCCAACGTGCTGCTGTACAAGTACATCACTGCCTGGTAA
- the prmC gene encoding peptide chain release factor N(5)-glutamine methyltransferase, protein MATVREWFQAASRRLAEAGVPSPEVDARALLEHALGLSPTGLLLRGPEQVLPDDAARLNGLLEKRAARVPLQHLLGEVEWGGVHLRSDTRALIPRPETEWLLHLSLQDLSAVSLPRVLDVGTGSGALALGLKAARPDAQVWATDISPEALTLAQENSARNGLEVTFVQGSLLAGLAGPFDLIVSNPPYLPESDRLEADPEVKHDPALALYAGTDGLELARPLAAQAAGALTPGAPLWLELDPRNATVFAAELRSTGWDTSVHPDLTGRERFVRASPVRERMPGV, encoded by the coding sequence ATGGCGACGGTGCGTGAATGGTTCCAGGCAGCGAGCCGGCGACTGGCAGAAGCCGGTGTGCCCTCCCCTGAGGTGGACGCCCGGGCCCTGCTGGAGCATGCCTTGGGGCTCTCCCCTACCGGTCTGCTGCTGAGGGGCCCTGAGCAGGTGTTGCCGGACGACGCGGCCCGGCTGAACGGGCTCCTGGAGAAACGTGCGGCACGCGTTCCCCTGCAGCACCTGCTGGGCGAAGTGGAATGGGGGGGTGTGCATCTGCGTAGCGACACGCGGGCTCTGATCCCCCGTCCCGAAACCGAGTGGCTGCTGCACCTGAGCCTACAGGACCTCTCTGCGGTTTCCCTTCCCCGCGTGCTGGACGTGGGCACCGGGAGCGGCGCACTGGCGCTGGGCCTGAAAGCAGCGCGCCCCGACGCTCAGGTATGGGCCACTGACATCAGCCCTGAGGCCCTGACCCTGGCGCAGGAGAATTCAGCCAGGAACGGCCTGGAAGTGACCTTCGTACAGGGCAGCCTGCTGGCCGGTCTGGCCGGGCCGTTTGACCTGATCGTCAGCAATCCGCCTTACCTGCCCGAAAGTGACCGCCTGGAAGCCGACCCGGAAGTAAAGCATGACCCCGCGCTGGCCCTGTATGCCGGCACAGATGGACTGGAGCTGGCCCGGCCACTGGCGGCCCAGGCGGCTGGAGCTCTGACCCCGGGTGCGCCGCTCTGGCTGGAACTTGACCCCCGCAACGCCACTGTTTTTGCGGCCGAATTGCGTTCCACCGGCTGGGACACCAGCGTGCATCCTGACCTGACCGGGCGGGAGCGGTTTGTCCGGGCCTCACCCGTCCGTGAGAGAATGCCGGGCGTATGA
- the nth gene encoding endonuclease III, whose amino-acid sequence MTRKPQTARLPAGARTRAPQVLSALEVLYPDARTELEFRTPFELLVATVLSAQATDVSVNAATPALFAAYPDAHAMSRAEPEDIEPLIRRIGLYRAKARNLAALARLLVERHDGEVPNDFDAVVALPGAGRKTANVVLSNAYGYPAIAVDTHVGRLARRIGLSTQTNPDKVEVDLQRLFPRERWVFLHHGLILHGRRVCIARRPLCENCLMASFCPKVGVTL is encoded by the coding sequence GTGACCCGCAAGCCCCAGACCGCTCGCCTTCCTGCCGGCGCCAGAACGCGCGCTCCACAGGTGCTCTCGGCCCTGGAAGTCCTGTACCCGGACGCCCGCACCGAGCTGGAGTTCCGGACTCCTTTTGAACTCCTGGTCGCAACGGTGCTCAGTGCGCAGGCCACCGATGTCAGTGTCAATGCCGCCACACCCGCCCTGTTCGCCGCCTACCCGGATGCTCACGCCATGAGCCGAGCCGAGCCGGAGGATATCGAACCCCTGATCCGGCGCATCGGGCTGTACCGGGCCAAGGCCCGCAATCTCGCGGCGCTGGCCCGGCTGCTGGTCGAGCGCCATGACGGCGAGGTGCCCAACGACTTCGATGCGGTGGTGGCGCTGCCCGGCGCAGGGCGCAAGACGGCCAACGTCGTGCTGAGCAATGCCTACGGCTACCCGGCCATCGCGGTGGATACCCACGTCGGCCGCCTCGCGCGCCGGATTGGTCTGAGCACCCAGACCAATCCGGATAAGGTCGAGGTGGACCTGCAACGCCTGTTCCCGCGCGAGCGCTGGGTATTCCTGCACCACGGCCTGATTCTGCACGGGCGGCGCGTCTGTATTGCCCGGCGTCCCCTGTGCGAGAACTGCCTCATGGCGTCCTTCTGTCCCAAAGTAGGCGTGACCCTTTGA
- a CDS encoding S8 family serine peptidase, with protein MMEILTRRLNRSPHTLALLAALVLASCNSVTPGSPDATLQPQTISSANPSAFKYLHDLVGVPARTSTADLEKLYSGIVITRDVTAGTATIANNALNKGRYDSAPAVEVNERKFSVDVGAQGYNAWSSGYNAWSSGYNAWSSGYNAWSSGTTSTATTFIENIPTWDFAGIGGAQALVPELGKGIKVAVIDTGIDMNHPAFTGKIDTTYAKDYLDGDKVPQDVNLNTDGTFSAAYGHGTAVAGIITQIAPNATILPIRVLDATGGGDTATIASAIDYAVASGAKVINLSLGSTSDSAAVNQSIKNAVSKLVTVFIASGNSGTTNVLYPAARSLDSAALGNGSIGIGSVNLLTHKSSFSTYGANLEFTAPGENIVTAFPGNGIVAATGTSFATPIVSATAALVLSAGVPIRTTDDTKVFMNNMAATATPSTDPTYGTQLGRGTLNAFKFADIYR; from the coding sequence ATGATGGAAATTCTTACACGTAGACTGAATCGGTCACCCCACACTCTCGCCCTGCTCGCGGCGCTCGTACTGGCAAGCTGTAACTCCGTCACACCCGGCAGCCCCGACGCCACCCTGCAGCCTCAAACCATCAGCAGCGCCAACCCCAGCGCCTTCAAGTACCTGCATGATCTTGTGGGCGTCCCCGCCAGAACCTCCACTGCTGATCTGGAGAAGCTGTACTCCGGCATCGTCATCACCCGCGACGTGACCGCCGGCACCGCGACCATCGCCAACAACGCGCTGAACAAGGGCCGCTACGACAGCGCTCCCGCCGTCGAGGTCAACGAGCGCAAATTCAGTGTCGATGTCGGCGCTCAGGGCTACAACGCCTGGAGCAGCGGGTATAACGCCTGGAGCAGTGGGTACAACGCCTGGTCCAGCGGCTACAACGCCTGGAGCAGCGGCACCACCAGCACCGCCACCACGTTCATCGAAAACATCCCCACCTGGGACTTTGCTGGCATCGGCGGTGCCCAGGCCCTCGTTCCCGAACTGGGCAAGGGCATCAAGGTGGCGGTCATCGACACCGGCATCGACATGAACCACCCCGCCTTCACCGGCAAAATCGATACCACCTACGCCAAGGACTACCTCGACGGCGACAAGGTCCCGCAGGACGTCAACCTCAACACCGACGGCACCTTCTCCGCCGCCTACGGGCACGGCACGGCGGTGGCGGGCATCATCACCCAGATCGCTCCGAACGCGACCATTCTGCCTATCCGCGTGCTGGACGCAACCGGCGGCGGCGACACGGCTACCATCGCGTCTGCAATTGATTACGCGGTTGCTTCGGGCGCCAAGGTCATCAACCTCAGCCTGGGCAGCACCAGCGACTCCGCCGCTGTGAACCAGTCCATCAAAAACGCGGTGAGCAAACTGGTGACCGTCTTTATCGCCTCCGGGAACTCGGGCACCACCAACGTGCTGTATCCCGCTGCACGCTCCCTGGACTCCGCAGCACTCGGCAACGGCAGCATCGGGATCGGCAGCGTCAACCTGCTGACCCACAAATCCAGCTTCAGCACCTACGGCGCCAACCTGGAATTCACCGCCCCTGGTGAAAACATCGTTACCGCTTTCCCCGGCAACGGGATCGTCGCGGCCACCGGCACCTCCTTCGCCACCCCGATCGTGTCCGCCACCGCAGCGCTGGTGCTCTCCGCTGGCGTCCCCATCAGAACCACGGACGACACGAAGGTATTCATGAACAACATGGCGGCCACCGCCACACCGTCCACGGACCCCACCTACGGCACGCAACTGGGCCGGGGTACGCTGAACGCATTCAAGTTTGCAGACATCTACCGCTAA
- the accD gene encoding acetyl-CoA carboxylase, carboxyltransferase subunit beta, translating into MALDRFFRRRRPQQQSGADLPDLWTKCPKCKEGLYNRELDQNAHVCPRCGHHLRLDAQKRVEVLLDEGSFVQLSGAVHPTDQLGFVDTEAYTDRLKRAQRKAGRPDAILTGTGRIEGLPVTLAVMDFAFSGGSMGSVVGEEIARAAEHAAAHDLPLIIVTASGGARMQESALSLMQMAKTTVALERLTEKNLPYVSVLTDPTTGGVTASFATVADVIVAEPDALIGFAGPRVIQQTIRQHLPEGFQRAEFLLTHGMVDDVVDRREHREYLSRLLGLLMRRPAQTPDLEVPAQEVGV; encoded by the coding sequence ATGGCCCTAGATCGTTTTTTCCGGCGGCGCCGGCCACAGCAACAGAGCGGCGCAGATCTGCCCGATTTGTGGACAAAATGCCCCAAGTGCAAAGAGGGGCTTTACAACCGTGAGCTGGACCAGAACGCCCACGTCTGCCCCAGGTGTGGGCACCACCTGCGTCTGGATGCACAGAAGCGTGTCGAGGTCCTGCTGGACGAGGGCAGTTTCGTCCAGCTCTCAGGCGCGGTGCATCCCACCGACCAGCTGGGCTTCGTGGATACCGAGGCCTACACCGACCGTCTGAAGCGTGCTCAGCGCAAGGCTGGCCGGCCCGACGCAATCCTGACCGGAACCGGTCGGATCGAGGGGCTGCCCGTCACGCTGGCCGTGATGGATTTCGCCTTTAGCGGGGGCAGCATGGGCAGTGTCGTCGGGGAAGAAATTGCCCGCGCTGCCGAACATGCCGCGGCGCATGACCTGCCGCTGATTATCGTGACGGCCAGTGGGGGCGCCCGCATGCAGGAAAGTGCGCTGTCACTGATGCAGATGGCCAAGACGACCGTGGCCCTCGAACGCCTGACCGAAAAGAATCTGCCCTACGTAAGTGTCCTGACCGACCCCACCACCGGGGGCGTGACCGCCAGCTTTGCCACTGTGGCCGATGTCATCGTGGCCGAGCCGGATGCGTTGATTGGCTTCGCCGGCCCGCGCGTGATTCAGCAGACCATCCGTCAGCACCTGCCCGAGGGCTTTCAGCGCGCTGAATTTCTGCTGACCCACGGCATGGTGGATGACGTGGTCGACCGCCGCGAGCACCGTGAATATCTGTCCCGGCTGCTGGGCCTGCTGATGCGCCGGCCTGCACAGACCCCTGATCTGGAAGTGCCTGCCCAGGAGGTGGGCGTATGA
- a CDS encoding S8 family peptidase produces MAKPARHALLLPGLLLTATLAACGQDSSPTNADLSAQVASTSHPAVAGEILVQFTRGAGSQGVRDVERQGLRVAEQVAVTDGAPLYRMQVTNGQAVDALVRALSRNPNVRFAEPNWIYTHAATSNDPFYTDGTLWGMHGDATTPANQFGSQAGEAWANNHIGSKDVYIGVIDEGIQFTHPDLANNIWVNPFDPADGVDNDGNGYVDDTRGWDFANGNNTIFDGNKREGTDEHGTHVAGTIGGIGGNGQGVAGVNWNVTMISGKFLGARGGSLADAIKAVDYFTDLKKRHGLNIVATSNSWGGGGFSQGLLDAINRGGDAGILFIAAAGNGGSDGVGDNNDTTATYPSNYECTNAGTRGWDCVIAVAAIDKTGALARFSNYGAKTVDVGAPGVAVMSTLPTNTYGSYNGTSMATPHVSGGAALYASTNAGATARQIRDAITSSALFTTSLNGKTVTNGRLNVSGF; encoded by the coding sequence ATGGCAAAACCTGCCCGTCATGCCCTATTGCTTCCTGGCCTCCTTTTGACCGCTACACTCGCCGCCTGCGGACAGGATTCCTCGCCTACCAATGCCGATCTATCGGCCCAGGTGGCTTCCACCAGTCACCCGGCCGTGGCAGGAGAGATTCTGGTGCAGTTCACCCGTGGGGCTGGCAGCCAGGGTGTCCGTGACGTTGAGCGCCAGGGGCTGCGTGTGGCCGAGCAGGTTGCTGTGACGGACGGGGCGCCCCTCTACCGGATGCAGGTCACCAACGGGCAGGCTGTAGACGCCTTGGTGCGCGCCCTGAGCCGCAACCCCAACGTGCGCTTTGCGGAGCCGAACTGGATCTACACGCACGCAGCAACAAGCAATGACCCGTTCTACACCGACGGCACGCTGTGGGGGATGCACGGCGACGCGACCACGCCGGCCAACCAGTTCGGAAGCCAGGCAGGCGAGGCCTGGGCGAATAACCACATCGGCAGCAAGGACGTGTACATCGGTGTGATTGACGAGGGCATCCAGTTCACCCACCCGGACCTGGCAAACAACATCTGGGTGAACCCCTTTGATCCGGCAGATGGCGTGGACAACGACGGCAACGGGTACGTGGACGACACCCGCGGCTGGGACTTTGCCAACGGAAACAACACCATCTTTGACGGCAACAAGCGTGAAGGTACCGACGAGCACGGCACACACGTCGCCGGCACCATCGGGGGCATTGGCGGCAACGGTCAGGGTGTGGCGGGCGTCAACTGGAACGTCACCATGATCAGCGGCAAGTTCCTCGGGGCCCGCGGCGGCTCGCTGGCCGACGCTATTAAGGCCGTGGACTACTTCACCGACCTCAAGAAGCGCCACGGCCTGAACATCGTGGCGACCAGCAACTCCTGGGGCGGGGGCGGCTTCTCGCAGGGCCTGCTCGACGCGATCAACCGCGGTGGGGACGCCGGCATCCTGTTTATCGCCGCAGCCGGCAACGGCGGCAGTGACGGCGTAGGCGACAACAACGACACCACGGCCACCTACCCCAGCAACTATGAGTGCACCAACGCGGGCACACGTGGCTGGGACTGCGTGATCGCCGTAGCCGCCATCGACAAGACTGGTGCGCTGGCCAGATTCTCCAACTACGGAGCCAAAACAGTGGATGTCGGAGCGCCTGGCGTGGCCGTGATGTCGACCCTGCCGACCAACACCTACGGATCATACAACGGCACCAGCATGGCCACCCCACATGTCTCTGGCGGCGCAGCCCTGTATGCCAGCACCAACGCCGGCGCCACTGCTCGGCAAATCAGAGACGCCATCACGAGCAGCGCCCTGTTCACCACCAGCCTGAACGGCAAGACCGTTACAAACGGCCGCCTGAACGTCAGCGGCTTCTGA
- a CDS encoding S8 family serine peptidase — protein MLRITKQTFLLAGLTALLAACGTTTTTADTTLSAQAAMPASTASIRMTTAEAAGSFGAWATGSFGAWASGSFGAWASGSFGVWATTFADGTPNPLHNNVEEWNQIHLAGAQTLAPNLGAGVIVAVIDTGIDLKHPAFEGTLTPARTWRDYAMSGRPDRDPSEEGTPADHGYGHGTAVAGIILQVAPNAKILPIRALRATGEGSSTDIAEAITYAVDQGAKIINVSAVADRDSDISKAIDYASVKGAYVVMAAGNRGDHVVQYPASKAGLTNSMGIMGISVGSIERTFKKSAYSNYGHQLEILAPGTEIVTAYPEGQIRAVTGTSFAVPVVSGVLALALGERYSADNAGQLAEKLKFGGRNVDEYNTDLMGTMGGQILGSGLLNAEAFLNNVR, from the coding sequence ATGTTACGCATCACGAAACAGACATTCCTGCTGGCCGGTTTAACAGCCCTGCTGGCCGCGTGTGGGACGACCACGACCACCGCCGACACCACCCTCTCCGCTCAAGCCGCCATGCCTGCGTCCACGGCCAGCATCAGGATGACCACCGCTGAGGCCGCCGGTTCCTTCGGTGCCTGGGCCACCGGTTCGTTCGGTGCGTGGGCCAGTGGATCGTTCGGTGCCTGGGCCAGTGGATCGTTTGGCGTGTGGGCCACCACCTTCGCGGATGGCACGCCCAACCCGCTGCATAACAACGTCGAGGAATGGAACCAGATCCATCTCGCCGGCGCACAGACCCTGGCTCCCAACCTCGGTGCAGGCGTCATCGTCGCCGTGATCGACACCGGCATCGACCTCAAGCACCCGGCCTTCGAAGGAACCCTTACTCCCGCGAGAACCTGGCGCGATTACGCCATGAGTGGGCGACCGGACCGCGACCCCAGCGAGGAAGGCACGCCCGCTGACCACGGGTACGGACACGGCACGGCTGTGGCGGGCATCATCCTGCAGGTGGCGCCCAACGCCAAAATCCTCCCGATCCGTGCCCTCAGGGCTACCGGAGAAGGAAGCTCGACCGACATCGCCGAAGCCATTACGTATGCGGTCGATCAAGGCGCGAAAATCATCAACGTCAGCGCCGTGGCCGACCGGGACAGTGACATCAGTAAAGCCATCGATTACGCCTCGGTCAAGGGTGCGTACGTGGTCATGGCCGCCGGTAACCGCGGGGATCACGTCGTGCAGTACCCCGCGAGCAAGGCGGGCCTGACCAACTCCATGGGGATCATGGGCATCTCGGTGGGCAGCATCGAACGCACGTTCAAGAAGTCCGCGTACTCCAACTACGGGCACCAGCTTGAAATTCTGGCCCCCGGAACGGAAATTGTAACGGCCTACCCTGAAGGGCAGATCCGGGCGGTCACCGGGACGTCCTTCGCCGTACCTGTGGTGTCGGGCGTGCTGGCGCTGGCACTTGGGGAACGGTACAGCGCCGACAACGCGGGTCAGCTTGCCGAGAAGCTGAAATTCGGGGGGCGCAACGTCGACGAGTACAACACGGACCTGATGGGGACGATGGGTGGACAAATCCTCGGCTCTGGTCTGCTCAACGCCGAAGCGTTCCTGAACAACGTTAGGTAA
- a CDS encoding protein jag: protein MDNRTNLDDYLAGLGISDADESAPPPPAPDAAPAVAPALGAAHEDPRVVLERFLRGVIARIDPELSVTVTQGEDALEAEITGEHAARLAGRDGRTLGALEVLAYTVLAKLEGRSEQRVRIDVGGYRKRQADTLSKLAERLAVQVAKSGEPHELQPMPAAERRILHITLKEHPDVMTESVGEGASRRLIIKPRHG, encoded by the coding sequence ATGGACAACCGCACGAACCTCGACGACTACCTCGCGGGACTGGGCATCAGCGACGCGGACGAGAGCGCACCGCCGCCACCCGCGCCGGACGCCGCGCCCGCCGTGGCCCCCGCCCTGGGTGCCGCGCATGAGGATCCCCGTGTGGTTCTGGAACGCTTCCTGCGCGGTGTGATCGCGCGGATTGACCCGGAACTCAGCGTTACTGTCACCCAGGGTGAAGACGCCCTGGAAGCGGAAATCACCGGTGAGCATGCGGCCCGTCTGGCAGGCCGTGACGGGCGGACCCTGGGGGCCCTGGAAGTGCTGGCCTACACGGTACTGGCCAAGCTGGAAGGCCGCAGTGAACAGCGCGTCCGGATAGATGTCGGCGGTTACCGCAAGCGGCAGGCCGACACGCTGTCCAAGCTGGCCGAGCGGCTGGCAGTGCAGGTGGCCAAGAGCGGCGAGCCCCACGAGTTGCAGCCCATGCCTGCCGCCGAGCGACGCATCCTGCACATCACCCTGAAGGAACATCCCGACGTGATGACCGAGTCGGTCGGCGAAGGTGCCTCCCGGCGGCTGATCATCAAGCCGCGGCACGGCTAG
- the cutA gene encoding divalent-cation tolerance protein CutA → MSLVVLVTVPPERAHELARILVSERLAGCVNIVGGVQSIYRWQGDVAEDPESLLIIKTTGDVYPDLERRIKELHSYEVPEIVALPFDRASSEFQAWLRESLAPERA, encoded by the coding sequence ATGTCACTCGTGGTTCTGGTTACCGTGCCCCCTGAACGCGCCCATGAACTCGCGCGGATCCTCGTTTCCGAACGGTTGGCTGGCTGCGTGAATATTGTGGGCGGGGTGCAGAGCATCTACCGCTGGCAGGGCGATGTTGCCGAGGACCCGGAGAGCCTGCTGATCATCAAAACGACTGGCGATGTCTACCCGGACCTGGAGCGGCGCATCAAAGAGCTGCATTCCTACGAGGTTCCGGAGATCGTGGCGCTGCCCTTTGACCGCGCCAGCAGTGAATTTCAGGCCTGGCTTCGCGAAAGTCTGGCACCCGAGAGGGCCTGA